One window of Bacillota bacterium genomic DNA carries:
- a CDS encoding carbamoyl-phosphate synthase large subunit, with amino-acid sequence MPHFRTVRTYATGGRAAPYLYSTYAGVEAKEEKSTAAEGSGGLGGGNDVHGVHGVSGVYGVCGVHGLNGWAEGAAGVQASAGPCAAPPEAASPKAAPRKVLVLGSGPIRIGQGIEFDYCSVHAVKALQAAGYEAIIINNNPETVSTDFDTADALYFEPLALEDVLNVIDREQPLGVIVQFGGQTAINLAKPLAEAGVQVLGTPVDAIDCAEDRERFGALLRELGIPQAEGRAAASVQEAVGVALKLGFPLVVRPSYVLGGRAMEIVHDEQELLEYMTYAVRVSPDHPVLLDRYLPGKELDVDAVADGERVFIPGILEHVERAGVHSGDSTAVFPPLSLTAEQVEQVVDYARRIALALGVKGVLNVQFVLHQGRLYVLEVNPRASRTLPLLSKVTGVPLVALGTRVMLGETLAQLGCGDGLLPPPPFTAVKAPVFSFEKLGGVDVFLSPEMKSTGEVLGIDQDPAHAIYKALVGAGAVIPTQGAVLITLADKDKAEGAVIAAGFAEAGFTLFATPGTAAYLRAHGLPVAEVHKIGEGKPDVVDLIQSGAVDLLINTPTRGRIPASNGFRLRRAAVEFKVPCLTSLDTARAVLEAIRALKTGRPVSVVSLNECLAQVRLKAGAKTGA; translated from the coding sequence GTGCCGCACTTCCGTACAGTGCGCACCTACGCGACGGGCGGCCGCGCGGCGCCGTACCTGTATTCGACGTACGCGGGCGTCGAGGCCAAGGAGGAGAAGTCGACCGCGGCCGAAGGCTCCGGCGGGCTCGGCGGCGGCAACGACGTCCACGGCGTCCACGGTGTCAGCGGTGTCTACGGCGTATGCGGCGTCCACGGCCTTAACGGCTGGGCCGAGGGCGCAGCTGGGGTTCAGGCCAGCGCTGGCCCTTGCGCAGCGCCTCCTGAAGCAGCGTCGCCTAAGGCGGCGCCGCGGAAAGTGCTAGTGCTGGGCTCCGGGCCGATCCGCATCGGGCAGGGCATCGAGTTCGACTACTGTTCCGTGCATGCGGTGAAGGCGCTGCAGGCGGCGGGCTACGAGGCCATCATTATCAACAACAATCCCGAAACGGTCAGCACCGATTTCGACACGGCCGACGCGCTGTACTTCGAGCCGCTGGCGCTGGAAGACGTGCTCAACGTCATCGATCGGGAGCAGCCGCTGGGCGTCATCGTGCAGTTCGGCGGGCAGACGGCCATCAATTTGGCCAAGCCCCTGGCGGAGGCGGGCGTGCAGGTGCTGGGCACGCCGGTGGACGCCATCGACTGCGCGGAGGATCGGGAGCGGTTCGGCGCGTTGTTGCGGGAGCTGGGCATTCCCCAGGCGGAAGGCCGCGCGGCGGCGTCGGTGCAAGAAGCCGTGGGCGTGGCGCTGAAGCTGGGCTTCCCCCTTGTGGTGCGGCCGTCGTACGTGCTGGGCGGCCGGGCCATGGAGATCGTCCACGACGAGCAGGAGCTGCTCGAGTACATGACGTACGCGGTGCGGGTGTCGCCGGACCACCCCGTGCTCCTGGATCGGTACTTGCCCGGCAAGGAGTTGGACGTGGACGCGGTGGCCGACGGCGAGCGGGTGTTCATTCCGGGCATTCTCGAGCACGTGGAGCGGGCCGGCGTCCACTCGGGCGACAGCACGGCGGTGTTCCCGCCGCTGAGCTTGACCGCGGAGCAGGTGGAGCAGGTCGTCGACTACGCCCGCCGCATCGCGCTGGCCCTGGGCGTTAAAGGAGTTCTCAACGTCCAGTTCGTCCTGCACCAGGGGCGGCTGTACGTGCTGGAGGTCAATCCCCGGGCCAGCCGCACGCTGCCGCTGCTGAGCAAGGTGACGGGCGTGCCGCTGGTGGCGCTGGGCACGCGCGTCATGCTGGGCGAGACGCTGGCGCAGCTGGGCTGCGGCGACGGCTTGCTGCCCCCGCCGCCCTTCACGGCCGTCAAGGCGCCGGTCTTTTCGTTCGAGAAGCTGGGCGGCGTGGACGTGTTCTTGAGCCCGGAAATGAAGTCGACGGGCGAGGTGCTGGGCATCGACCAGGACCCGGCGCACGCCATATACAAGGCGCTGGTGGGGGCCGGCGCCGTCATCCCGACGCAGGGCGCCGTCCTGATCACGCTGGCCGACAAAGACAAGGCGGAAGGAGCGGTCATCGCCGCGGGCTTCGCGGAGGCGGGATTTACGCTCTTCGCCACCCCGGGCACGGCGGCGTACCTGCGGGCGCACGGCCTGCCGGTGGCCGAAGTGCACAAGATCGGCGAAGGCAAGCCGGACGTCGTGGATCTCATCCAATCCGGGGCGGTGGACTTGCTCATCAACACGCCCACCCGGGGCCGGATCCCGGCCAGCAACGGGTTCCGCCTGCGGCGGGCTGCCGTCGAGTTCAAGGTGCCGTGCCTGACGTCGCTGGACACGGCGCGAGCGGTGCTGGAGGCAATCCGGGCGCTGAAGACGGGGCGGCCGGTGAGCGTGGTGTCCCTGAACGAGTGCCTGGCGCAGGTACGGCTAAAAGCGGGTGCAAAGACCGGCGCGTGA